One window of Alteromonas sp. LMIT006 genomic DNA carries:
- the acnA gene encoding aconitate hydratase AcnA: MSHSTAFSPAQSVKTLSGTAYSYHSLPATADALGIKLERLPYSLRPILEGIARNVGKHGVTEEQLQALGQWPEHKGTQPVEIPFAAGRVIMHDLSGTPAIVDFAAMRSAVQRMGLDPAIIEPLVRADLVIDHTVTMDNTGSPASLRINGELEAARNVERYSFLKWGAQAFKTIRIIPPQTGIVHQVNLEYLAQGYLEMDGLMIPDTLIGMDSHTPMANALGIVGWGVGGIEAGASMLGQPMQMLAPEVVGVVLTGELQEGVTATDLVLTITEMLRKYPAGVVGKFVEFIGEGSASLSLPDRATIANMAPEYGATMGFFPFDEVSAEYLRATGRDGDVPFAFHQAQQMTWTPGQPLPEYTDTLYLDLSTVEPSVAGPKKPQDRHSLSQIGNVFADNVSDTQRTPETATVTPMQADADGVFTAQKERSLKDGDIVIAAITACTNTSNPSVLVAAGLVAKKANELGMQVPAGIKTSLAPGSPVATDYLTKAGLQQHLDALGFNTAGYGCTTCVGNSGPLAPSIEQALQQHDIVAASVLSGNRNFEGRVHPDVDANFLMSPPLVVAMALAGTVLIDPTKDALGKDAQGHDVFLQDIWPSNQEIQDTLKQCLDPQAFRQTYENALSGPETWRSLEAPQGPVYQWDAQSTYIQEISFFDEFSLEAPHDALSNLHHARMLVMCDDNTTTDHISPVSRIRPDSPPGEYLMSLGVAENDLTSLGARRGNHHVMLRSIFGNVKARNLMVPGSTGAVTHYHESGQPREQMSIYDAAAKYHATNTPTVVFGGKLYGTGSSRDWAAKGPALLGVKAIIAESFERIHKSNLVGMGILPLQLPADVTLKSLNLDGSETFDIEGIDQLTPRGSVELIIHRADGSRHQLTLSSRVDTSSELEQIRHKGILPMVLRQIVKANS, encoded by the coding sequence ACGTCCAATTTTGGAAGGGATTGCCCGTAATGTTGGCAAACATGGTGTCACCGAAGAACAGCTACAAGCGCTCGGACAATGGCCTGAACACAAAGGTACTCAGCCAGTAGAAATCCCTTTTGCCGCCGGACGAGTCATTATGCATGACTTGAGCGGTACCCCCGCGATTGTCGACTTTGCAGCGATGCGTTCTGCGGTGCAGCGCATGGGATTAGATCCTGCAATCATTGAACCCTTAGTCCGTGCGGATTTGGTCATCGACCATACGGTGACGATGGACAACACTGGCAGTCCTGCTTCACTGCGTATCAATGGTGAGCTTGAGGCGGCTCGCAATGTTGAGCGATATTCTTTTTTGAAATGGGGTGCTCAAGCGTTTAAGACCATCCGTATCATTCCTCCGCAAACCGGCATCGTGCATCAGGTCAATCTAGAGTATTTAGCACAAGGTTATTTGGAAATGGACGGTTTAATGATCCCTGATACTTTGATTGGCATGGACAGCCATACGCCCATGGCCAATGCATTGGGCATCGTCGGCTGGGGCGTGGGTGGTATCGAAGCCGGTGCCTCTATGCTGGGTCAACCGATGCAAATGCTTGCTCCAGAGGTTGTGGGTGTGGTGCTCACCGGAGAGCTGCAAGAAGGTGTGACCGCAACGGATTTGGTCTTAACCATCACTGAGATGCTCCGCAAATATCCTGCAGGCGTAGTCGGTAAATTTGTGGAATTTATCGGTGAAGGCTCGGCGAGTCTTTCTTTGCCAGACCGTGCCACCATCGCCAATATGGCACCTGAATACGGGGCGACCATGGGCTTTTTCCCGTTTGATGAAGTCTCCGCTGAATATCTTCGTGCAACCGGTCGTGATGGCGATGTGCCTTTTGCCTTCCACCAGGCACAACAGATGACCTGGACACCTGGGCAACCACTTCCAGAATACACCGATACCCTATATTTGGACTTATCAACTGTTGAGCCTTCGGTAGCAGGCCCCAAAAAGCCACAAGACCGTCATTCGTTATCACAAATCGGTAACGTGTTTGCAGACAACGTATCCGATACCCAGCGCACACCTGAAACCGCCACAGTTACTCCCATGCAGGCCGATGCAGATGGGGTGTTTACTGCGCAAAAAGAGCGTTCCCTAAAAGACGGTGATATTGTCATTGCCGCCATAACCGCCTGTACCAATACATCCAACCCGAGTGTGCTGGTCGCGGCTGGCCTTGTGGCCAAAAAAGCCAACGAATTGGGCATGCAAGTCCCAGCGGGGATCAAAACCTCCCTTGCTCCGGGCTCTCCAGTGGCAACGGACTATTTGACCAAAGCAGGCTTGCAACAGCATCTTGATGCGCTGGGATTCAATACCGCAGGCTATGGTTGTACCACCTGTGTGGGCAATTCAGGGCCTTTAGCGCCTAGCATTGAGCAAGCTTTGCAACAGCATGATATTGTTGCCGCATCGGTGTTATCGGGGAATCGTAATTTTGAAGGTCGAGTGCATCCGGATGTCGATGCGAACTTCTTGATGTCTCCTCCGCTTGTCGTGGCGATGGCGTTAGCCGGAACCGTATTAATCGATCCTACTAAAGATGCCTTAGGCAAAGACGCTCAAGGACATGATGTGTTTTTGCAAGATATTTGGCCATCGAATCAAGAGATCCAAGACACACTCAAACAGTGCCTTGACCCACAGGCGTTTAGACAAACCTATGAAAATGCCCTCTCAGGTCCGGAGACATGGCGTTCCCTAGAAGCCCCTCAAGGTCCAGTATACCAGTGGGATGCGCAATCGACGTATATTCAAGAGATTTCGTTCTTTGATGAATTTTCGCTAGAGGCGCCACACGATGCGCTTTCAAACCTTCACCATGCCCGAATGCTCGTGATGTGTGATGACAACACCACCACCGATCACATCTCGCCGGTGAGCCGCATCAGACCGGACTCGCCTCCGGGAGAGTATCTGATGTCACTTGGGGTCGCGGAAAATGATCTCACGTCACTAGGCGCACGTCGCGGCAATCACCATGTGATGTTGCGTAGTATTTTTGGTAACGTCAAAGCACGTAATTTGATGGTGCCGGGGTCAACGGGGGCCGTGACACACTACCATGAATCGGGACAACCTCGGGAGCAAATGTCGATTTATGATGCGGCCGCCAAATATCACGCTACTAATACACCAACGGTGGTGTTTGGTGGCAAATTATATGGTACCGGTTCATCTCGCGACTGGGCAGCCAAAGGACCTGCACTGTTAGGTGTAAAAGCCATCATTGCCGAAAGCTTTGAGCGTATTCACAAATCAAACTTGGTCGGGATGGGGATTTTGCCGTTGCAACTTCCGGCTGATGTTACTCTCAAATCGCTCAACTTGGATGGCTCAGAAACCTTTGATATTGAAGGCATTGACCAGCTCACGCCAAGGGGCTCGGTCGAGCTCATAATCCATCGGGCTGATGGCTCTAGGCATCAACTGACTTTGAGTTCACGAGTCGATACGTCCTCAGAACTGGAGCAAATTCGACACAAAGGGATCTTGCCGATGGTACTAAGACAAATAGTGAAGGCGAATAGTTAG